One Primulina eburnea isolate SZY01 chromosome 4, ASM2296580v1, whole genome shotgun sequence genomic window, AGATAACTCCACGCAAGATGTCTAAAATTTTCCTATTTCCCACAAACACAGAGTAACACAAGGTAGCAGCATTTGCTGCAGAAAAATATTGAAAGATCAAGAATCGAAGTAGCTGCAGAattggaaaaataaataaacgagACCTCACGGTTGACAAAATACATGCAATGAGAGCTCACTGAGACACCAAAGTTTCAGATGTACGGAATCACACGTATGACTTTAAATTCAAAGGTTTTTCTTATTGTCCAGCTTGAAGAGCTGAATAAATCCAGTCCGAAGCAGTGGTTAAGGTGTCTGAATCTGAATGCGTCGAAACGGTAAATGGAGTCACCACAACCTGTTCCAAGATGCAAGTATAGATGGCACACCATTAGGACCCGTAAATATCACCACAGAATCCAAAACAAGTTAATGCATGTAAGAAATATGTGTATAATACCACGGATGTACTATGTTGTACTTACAAAACCATTTTCAACTGCTTTGAAATCTATATCCTCGCTTTCTTCTTGCAGCTGTTTTTCATGCATCTGAAGATATTACCAGGTTAATTAGCAGAATAAAAACCATTTGGTGCCCCAAAGCATTACAAATATACCATGAAAGTCATTGGTGAACTACAACCAGAGAATTATAATGCAAGCACTGAACAAATGTTCTCATTAGCAGACTTTCAAGGGGTAATGAAGAATACCAATCTCGTAAAACTAGATGAAGGACCAATTGCTCCTTAATTCTAAAATTCTGGTCACACTTAGATTCATCCGCAGACAACATAACAACGACACAGAATCTTTAAAAAGAGTTGGAACTCTGATTCAAGTTTTCCTTTGGGTATCTTGCTATCAAATTCTATGATTTCTGAAGGAAATAATGCCTTACATATGGATTCACAACCCTTTTTATTATGATATGGTAAGAATTACATTAGCAACCCTCACTGAACCACCAAACAGCAAGAAGATTCATATTAAACTGGAAACCAAACAAAATGTAAGAAGTACCTCTAGCTGAAAATATTTCACTGTCCTTTTAGAATCAGATTTCCCTGCAGCACCAACTGATTCAACAACCTCAAGATTCTTTTTTTGGGTGGTCAAACGGCGAGCAGCACCCTGAAAAAAGAATATAAAGACAAAATTTGAACCAATGCCCTGAGAACAAACAAACTTAAAGtcagatgtatatatatagtgaAATACTCCCATAAAAAGATACTTACAGCAGCAGAAGCATCACGACCGAGCTGTGCAAACTGCACGCCAAGACCTGGTGGACCACCCATGAAGCGTGAAGCAGCCTGATTCCTGGTGGCTGAAATGGCTTTCCAGCTAAGAGTAGACCTCGAAAAACTTCTCTTTGTAACCTTGAATCCCTGTGAAAAAATTGCCCTCAGtcaaatgattcaaaagttcGAATGTATGAAAGTTAACGGGACTCAATTATCTTTCTTCAATCCTGAGCAAAAAGCTGACTCTTGTTTACTGCTTAGTAAACTTTCGATTATCAATTCATTAAAGTCGCTATGGCCTATATGATTGTGCATGCAAAGTAGCTACACATGGTGTCACAATATCAAATATTGTCTTGAGTGACACGATAGCTTAGATTCCAGGAATCAAGAGATTAATCGTGTTAAAAAACTATGGGCAAAAAAATAGAAGTGACTCACAATATTTTTGAGCTGGCTAAAATATTATCcaattcatattcaaaattATCAAAATCAAATCGAGCTTTGAGCCAAAGTTGAAATCAAGAGGGCTTCACTATTTATAAGCATAAATGTATATGAGCAAAGAGCTCAATGATCTATTCCTAACTAAACGAATTACGCTAAAATTAAAACCCTAATTAGAGCCAAACTCAAACCTGAAATAATTCGTTCTTCGAGCTTTGAGCCAACTAAAAAATGCAATCTCAAACTAAAATAAGGAAACACGAGTGGATTTCCACTCCGGTCAGTCTAGTTTGGCCTTACAATATAAGGACAAAACGACAAACAATCTGAACTACACAATATTTGCAACAATAGTTATCTTGTTAGCATTCAATTCTATCTTCGAAAAATAATAAATGGTTCTGCCAGTAGAGAACCTCTGCGCTGAATGCTACCATCACACAACAGAAATGGTTCAGCCAGTAGAGACCCACTGCCTTTAATGATGTCATAGAAACAGACCTTGTTTTCAAGCGGCGATGTTGGGATTTCCAAGCTCAATGAGAAACCTTTAACAAAAACCCCCTTCTCTATGTCTCGGATTGCTGCATTTATTATCGGTAAGCACACAGAGACCGCATCCATGAAGTCATTTTCTTGACTCACATCATTTTTCCTGCCACAAATCTCACAGACAACTTATCAGATGCATCCCTACTTATATAACGTAATTGAGAAGTAGAGGAAAGGGCAATCAACATACCAGTTAAGGGATATTGAAATGGACGGAACATCATTCATTATTGCCTCCCTAGCTCCAGCAACAACACCAGAATGAAACCTATATATTTTGTTGAATCATCGTTAGAGATTAGTGCTTCCATAAATCAATTAAAACTCCATGATTAAACTCATCATTACAAAAACCAGATGCAACATAAAATACAAAAACATACACGTGGTGACCACAGCTGGAGCCTTTGTTAATGCCACTTATCACCTAAATGTGAATAAATATAAAGAACATCAGAACAGCACTATAATAACAAGATCTCGATAGAcaaaagcatgaaacatatacatacCAACAGAGGCTTGGACCATGAAAATAGTGCACCAGATAGCGCTAATGATACACAATCCGCAGGAGTCCCTGAACGTTGCACAAAGCACGGCATTTACTCCACATTAATTCATTCATATAGGATCTCATAATCAACTGTCAACGGGCTCAAATAATTCCTTTACATTCGATCCATTGATAATTTCCACTACGACGCTAAGATACCCCTACAGGGTCCATCCAGCTCAAATTAAACTCATGCATTAATTGCAAATGTCAAAAAGAAAGAGATGATTATACCAGAAATTTCATAAGCAACGGCACCATCAACTTCAGCCGACGCCACCTCGAGTGTATCCTTCGAGGACAAGGCATGCCCTGACGTAGATTTGTCCCTGGAAACCCATCACCGCCAGAAAATCAGCAATTGGCCCAAAAAAGAAAAACAGAAACACGTCCAAATTTCAGAAGAAAAGGTGAATTACGACTGCGGAGCGCAAACATGAACACTGTACAATCCCACACGAACAAGGGAATCAATCAAAGAGCGAAGACCCGGGGATTCAACACCATCGCTGTTGGTGAGCAATATGACAGGCTTTGACCCAGCATCATTATCATCGTCATCGCCTCCATTACCAGAAGAAGAAGGATTAGCCGAATCATCGCCACGTTTACTGGGCTCCGACGATTCATTGTCATCATCGTTCCCACTCGCTTTTTTCCGGTTGGAGAGTACGTCCTGGAGATTGGACACCAACCCAGGTGGCAGCTGGTTCTTGTTCATTGATGGGAAGTATGTTAACGGAGAAGAATCGGGTAGGATAACGAAGGATGGGAGCAATGTGATTGAAATTCAAATGAAAACTGAAAGGAGAAAGGGGGTGCGGAAAACGAGGGTCTGAAAAAATGGATAGGGAACGGTTAAAAAGGAGTGCCTGTTCTACTAGCATTTTGCTTTACCTCTTGAGCCATTGTGCTACTGCTACCTCTTCAGCCATTGTGCTACACCCCGGAAGTagatttttcgatttttttttataagataaTCAACTATTCTGTCAattcaaaacaaaattaattaattttttttcttatcttATATAAACACGTCGAAAATAAAACGTCTGATCTAATATAAATCATTTAACCATGATTTCACGGAAGCTGAGactataaataaattatatatattatatttattatcgaCATCGCACATACGCCACCacgtatatataatatatatttatttgttgtctctaaaaatttatttgatttggCAAAGTATGATAACAAGTTTGATTCTCTCGGC contains:
- the LOC140829202 gene encoding uncharacterized protein; the encoded protein is MNKNQLPPGLVSNLQDVLSNRKKASGNDDDNESSEPSKRGDDSANPSSSGNGGDDDDNDAGSKPVILLTNSDGVESPGLRSLIDSLVRVGLYSVHVCAPQSDKSTSGHALSSKDTLEVASAEVDGAVAYEISGTPADCVSLALSGALFSWSKPLLVISGINKGSSCGHHVFHSGVVAGAREAIMNDVPSISISLNWKNDVSQENDFMDAVSVCLPIINAAIRDIEKGVFVKGFSLSLEIPTSPLENKGFKVTKRSFSRSTLSWKAISATRNQAASRFMGGPPGLGVQFAQLGRDASAAGAARRLTTQKKNLEVVESVGAAGKSDSKRTVKYFQLEMHEKQLQEESEDIDFKAVENGFVVVTPFTVSTHSDSDTLTTASDWIYSALQAGQ